The Methanococcus voltae PS genome segment TAAATTATCAATATTTTATTTTTTTAAATTTTTAATATAATTCTTACTTTTTTACTACTTAATTTCACATATATTGCTATTTATAGTTTAAAATTTATAATTTAATTTAGTAAGTAATGCAAATAATATATACAAAATTAAATAGAAAGAGGGGAAATATGCAATATATTAGCTTAAAAACCGTGGATTATGAAGACCCGCTGGTAATTGTAGGATTTCCGAGTGTAGGGCTCGTAGGAAGCATTTCATCATATCATATTATAAAAAATTTGGATTTGGAATACATAGGGTATTTTGAAGACCCGCTTTTTCCATTGGCAATGATTGTGGAAGATAGCGTAGCTTATCCGCCGGTTAGGGTTTATGGCCGAAAAGATTTGATAGTATTCTTTTCAGACGTTTTAATTCCGAGCGAATTAATATATCCTTTTGTAGATGTAACCGTAGAACGATTAAAAGATATAAAACCAAAAATGGTTGTAACTTTGGAAGGATTTGCATCTATGCGTCCGGAAAATGTTTATTGGGTATCTACTTCCGAAACAATTGTAGATAAGTTAATGAAATTCCAAAATCACGCTTTAAAAAATAAAGAAGATTCTACAAAGGGTAAGGAAACCAAAGAAGAAACCAAATCTGACGTAGATAATAGTATTAATAATATCGATAGTATGAATAATATAAATAATATAGATTTTGATAATTTACCCGAAGAAACAAGTTTGGAAGAATTGGAGCTAATGACTTTGGATACAAATCAAAATATGAATTATGGTAGCTTACAAGAAGAAGTAAACGCCAAAATAGAGACTGGTATGAATAAATTAAAATTGGGAATGGTCGGAGGTATTTCAGCACATATGATGTTAAAATGCAACTATCAAAATATACCTGCAGCCTGTTTATTGGTGGAAACCGTAGGTTTAAGACCTGACCCTAAAGCTGCTTCGATAATAATCGGTGTATTAAATAAAGAATATGATATAAACGCTAATATCGATGAATTAATAGAAGAAGCTGAGAAAATACAAAGTAAATTGAATAATCTTGCTAAGGAACATGCAAAATTAATGACAAAATCTGAAAATCCAATGTATATGTAATTAATCAATGAAAATCCAATGGAATAAAAATAATAAAAATAACAATAACAATAACAATAAAATAATTAAAAAATTACTAAATTTTAAGATATAATTTATAATATTTTTATAATATTTGCATATGGGGGTTATTTATGAAAACACTTGCTGTAACGGGTATTTCAAGGAATTCGATTTCAGAATTACTGAAAAACCAAGTTAGAACGTTTGTATTAAAAAATATAGCTAATTATTCAGTTTTAACAAATTCTGAAGTTGGGGATGTATTATTTTTGACCAGTATCCGTAAAAGTGATTTAACGGTGGGTACAGAGGGCTTAATTGCTAAATTAGTTAGCGTAGACTTATGTAATAATATTGTAACTGATGAAAAAGCTGACGAAAATGAAACTGTGGTTGTAAACGCACAGTTTGAATTTTTAGGTTATGCAGTTTGTTTGGATATGTCAGAAAATGAGGAATACCCACTAGTAAATCCTAAAACTTTGTTTATACGTATTAAATCAATTTATGGGTAATAATATTACCTTTAAATTTACTATTTTTGGAATTTTATCATTGCTTTTTTTATTATTTTTATTATTTTATTATTTTTATTTTTTTAAAACTATATCACGCAATTCTTTCGCATAAGAGTTATTAAAGTCTTCTGAATGTAAAATCAAATGTTCAAAAGCCCTAGTAATCCCAACATAGATTAATTTTCTATTTAATATATCTTGAACGTTATTAGTGGGTTTATTAATTTTTGATAAGTTTGTAATTACGCATACTGGTGATTCTAAACCCTTTGAGGAGTGCAAAGTTAAAATACGAATATAACCAAATTCCAAATTTTTTGAAAAGCTACATTTCTTTTTTAAATCCGAATCAAGACCGTAATATAATTTTTCACAGCTTTTATTGTCATTACAAAGTATCATTATTTCTTCAGGTTTGAATTTTGTCAACAATTCTTTGATTTTATCGTTCAATACTTCGTTTTTACCGCTTAAAAATTCAATATTGCCATCCAATACACTAAATGTGTTTGTACCATTGTAGAATTTATAAACCTGATTTTTGAGTTCATCATTTTTCATTAAAAAGTTTATTCCTAAGTTTAAATGTTCTTTACCTGTACGATATGTGGATTTTAATAGTTTACTCCTTCCCCTCATATCTATGCCTAAACTTTTCCAATTTTGACCATTTAAACGATATATACTCTGTATTCGGTCACCAGCCAAAAATAAATTAATTCCTTCGGTATTTTTTCCAGCATAATCGATATAAGGGTACTTTTTACAAGATTTTACGCATATTTTAATCCATTCATTCATAAAATCTTGATATTCGTCAATTAAAACCGCATCGTACTGTTTTAATGACATATTGGTATCAATCCTATCTTCTAAAATATTTAAAACTTTATTTGGTAATTCGTAATTCCAAAACTGTTTTGATTCAGTTTTAAACTTTATTTTAAAGTTATTAAACTCTTCAGATTCAAAGCATTTATTATATTCATAATAAAGTTCTTTTGCAAATTTATGGAATGTAGAAACTTCTATATTATTTAATATATCGTTATTTCCAATTTTTTCACACATAATTTTTAAATTAGCCTTGCATTCTTCTGAAAGTGTTCTATTATATGTTAAAATTCTAATTTTCCAAGTTGGATTGTTCAATGCTAAAAAAACCGCCCTTGATAGTAATATTACAGTTTTACCACTACCTGGTACGCCGGTAATCATAAAGTGGCCATTGGGTATTTTTTTGCTTATTTTTTCCTGTTCTAAATCTAAAACTTTTATTAATTCCTTAGAATCCTTTTCATAATCAATAATATCTTCAATACCATCTTTACTGCTTAATTTATTTATTATTTTAAATAAATTTATCAAATTACTTAATTTCTTCAACTTAGAATCTTTTTTATTGTTATATTTATCTTTATTATGATTTTTATCTTTAATTTTCTGTTTTGAATTACAAATACATATTTCAGGACATAATAAAGACCTAATTCTATTAAATTCAATATTTGACATTTTTACATCTTTACTTTTATCAAATAGGTCGTCAATAGTTAATTCTGA includes the following:
- a CDS encoding proteasome assembly chaperone family protein, translating into MQYISLKTVDYEDPLVIVGFPSVGLVGSISSYHIIKNLDLEYIGYFEDPLFPLAMIVEDSVAYPPVRVYGRKDLIVFFSDVLIPSELIYPFVDVTVERLKDIKPKMVVTLEGFASMRPENVYWVSTSETIVDKLMKFQNHALKNKEDSTKGKETKEETKSDVDNSINNIDSMNNINNIDFDNLPEETSLEELELMTLDTNQNMNYGSLQEEVNAKIETGMNKLKLGMVGGISAHMMLKCNYQNIPAACLLVETVGLRPDPKAASIIIGVLNKEYDINANIDELIEEAEKIQSKLNNLAKEHAKLMTKSENPMYM
- a CDS encoding DUF473 domain-containing protein; amino-acid sequence: MKTLAVTGISRNSISELLKNQVRTFVLKNIANYSVLTNSEVGDVLFLTSIRKSDLTVGTEGLIAKLVSVDLCNNIVTDEKADENETVVVNAQFEFLGYAVCLDMSENEEYPLVNPKTLFIRIKSIYG
- a CDS encoding ATP-dependent helicase; translation: MGIDIIPDDVYGLKKGELKLLNKIKEIYSEIDNYEGNRNCVLYLQQSVCGLKPDFILIDSFKGVCILEVKDWKIGYLKNINSHQVETIDNKTFKNPIVISNIYFNKLKDLIYNDEIFREKKEKSKKNKINTKNIENSNKFEMPPKIYSYAVFSKIKSEEIKKLEINKVLNQPPSKYITSDKISELTIDDLFDKSKDVKMSNIEFNRIRSLLCPEICICNSKQKIKDKNHNKDKYNNKKDSKLKKLSNLINLFKIINKLSSKDGIEDIIDYEKDSKELIKVLDLEQEKISKKIPNGHFMITGVPGSGKTVILLSRAVFLALNNPTWKIRILTYNRTLSEECKANLKIMCEKIGNNDILNNIEVSTFHKFAKELYYEYNKCFESEEFNNFKIKFKTESKQFWNYELPNKVLNILEDRIDTNMSLKQYDAVLIDEYQDFMNEWIKICVKSCKKYPYIDYAGKNTEGINLFLAGDRIQSIYRLNGQNWKSLGIDMRGRSKLLKSTYRTGKEHLNLGINFLMKNDELKNQVYKFYNGTNTFSVLDGNIEFLSGKNEVLNDKIKELLTKFKPEEIMILCNDNKSCEKLYYGLDSDLKKKCSFSKNLEFGYIRILTLHSSKGLESPVCVITNLSKINKPTNNVQDILNRKLIYVGITRAFEHLILHSEDFNNSYAKELRDIVLKK